A window from Leptospira meyeri encodes these proteins:
- a CDS encoding imelysin family protein — MKRIKNFPKFFIYGFYIFLFNCGIQSDGASEKAQILGLVDSYLRTYTTSSLLLDISNNLIIPKYTNLDNKVSALQTAATTYVATPDATNLNLVKNAWIDADLAYRQIEWAYFGPAYIPYNVYLYLDSFSKSFPIDPTSIESKITSNLAPNGLRVDGLDAVEYLLFKDNVTTTNAAFADANRKTYLTKLIQDIKTQTGLLIFHWDKSRSSSFYYTFTNAGKGSREYPNTKDGLTELTNQMVFFCNTIVDIKIAEPSGLRATNLGVKDITKVETPYANLSLDSLLQNLQGFSDIGDAGLYKFLALRSETVVPRLQEQIKTTTSSVNSVKTKYGTLQNAITTGNQDVELMLSEFKKLRVLISTELISALGGTIGASSNDGD; from the coding sequence ATGAAACGAATCAAAAATTTTCCAAAGTTTTTTATCTATGGGTTCTACATATTCTTATTTAATTGTGGAATCCAATCAGATGGTGCCTCCGAAAAAGCACAAATTTTAGGTTTAGTTGACAGTTATTTAAGAACCTATACAACATCAAGTTTACTTCTGGATATTTCTAATAATCTGATTATCCCTAAGTATACAAACTTAGATAACAAAGTATCAGCCTTACAAACTGCTGCGACCACATATGTAGCCACACCGGACGCCACAAATCTAAACCTTGTTAAAAATGCATGGATCGATGCAGATTTAGCGTATAGACAAATTGAATGGGCTTATTTTGGCCCGGCATACATTCCCTATAATGTGTATCTGTATTTGGATAGTTTTTCAAAATCTTTCCCGATCGATCCAACGTCCATTGAATCAAAAATTACATCCAACTTAGCACCGAATGGCCTTCGCGTGGATGGCTTGGATGCAGTGGAGTATCTTCTTTTTAAAGACAATGTTACAACCACCAATGCTGCTTTTGCGGATGCTAATAGAAAAACCTACCTAACCAAACTGATCCAAGACATCAAAACACAAACAGGGTTACTCATTTTCCATTGGGACAAATCAAGAAGTTCATCTTTTTATTATACATTTACCAATGCAGGAAAAGGAAGCAGGGAGTATCCAAATACAAAAGATGGACTTACCGAACTTACAAACCAAATGGTGTTTTTTTGCAATACCATAGTTGATATCAAAATAGCAGAACCATCGGGCCTAAGAGCCACCAATTTAGGAGTCAAAGACATTACGAAAGTTGAAACACCGTATGCAAATTTATCTTTAGATTCTTTATTGCAAAACCTCCAAGGTTTTTCTGATATTGGGGATGCGGGTTTATATAAATTTTTAGCTCTACGAAGTGAGACAGTCGTCCCGAGATTACAAGAACAAATCAAAACTACAACTTCTTCTGTAAACTCTGTAAAAACAAAATACGGAACCTTACAAAATGCAATTACTACAGGGAACCAAGACGTTGAACTAATGCTAAGTGAATTTAAAAAACTTAGAGTGCTGATTAGCACTGAGCTCATCAGTGCACTTGGCGGAACCATTGGAGCTAGCTCAAATGACGGCGACTAA
- a CDS encoding TonB-dependent receptor family protein, protein MNLFHLRSSFLFLILTWNFAIFSQNNTEEQETKPQKNEGIHVIGNKKEDLKKIPGSAYIIDKKYLEEASPTDPMEALRRSPGASVRFQDAAGLTPNIGFRGVSNEESRKTLILEDGILTSLSPYGQPESYYAPSIERMERIEIVKGSGSILFGPNTIGGIVNFVTKRPPIESTFFTKNVGGENGYLSTYNSYGKSFGSSAFEVSLLRKQGNGFRNYQNFDVTEGNVKWIQDWNENHSTTIKLGYHVQNAQSTYLGLSQGLFRMDPKINPAEYDEKQLNRSQSIISHNWKLSDDHTLIIRGYFSQAERNWARQDFLSGKSATGGYLNAPLDTLRTYSPWIIGNRPGDTIYMRESYISRDQSFMVGGVETKLESKFSTFGLKHETDLGVRLHGENNLTQTNVKKTDDPLSYLSKAIIQEESLITNLAQPSLPNFNLNRQERKIEAFSTYFQDRIQISENWKLIPGVRYEEVRQKAITTRRQATQEDYRLGAVLPNDVSVNRRSSSESRTHIILPGLGITYDITKKFIWFSGAHKGFSPPTFGTSFSPQGNDYRLKPESSTNYETGIRGDITSYLYTELVGYKMYFRDQIINVNEVGGENGIRPANTGYSTHTGGESVIVWDPAKMQKSEWRVPIELIYSRIEAKSRSFNPFPVSQTSDGKETIEILPAYTTNNYQYIPTDTTGNYLPYVPKETITTAISVSSPQGYYGRLEYQYIGKQYSDLLNTKDESEDGNKGIIPKVELWNTSLGYRSPDKWSVFINAKNIQDKQYVSGRLPTGIQPGPFRQINVGFTLEL, encoded by the coding sequence ATGAATCTCTTTCACTTACGCTCAAGTTTTCTTTTTCTGATTTTAACTTGGAACTTTGCAATTTTTTCGCAAAACAATACGGAAGAACAAGAAACCAAACCTCAAAAAAATGAAGGAATCCATGTCATTGGTAATAAAAAGGAAGACTTAAAAAAAATCCCAGGTTCCGCCTACATCATTGATAAAAAATATTTAGAAGAAGCCTCACCTACTGATCCAATGGAGGCTCTACGAAGATCCCCAGGTGCCAGTGTTCGTTTTCAGGATGCAGCAGGACTCACACCAAACATTGGTTTTAGGGGTGTGAGCAATGAAGAATCCAGAAAAACTTTAATTTTAGAAGATGGAATCCTCACCTCACTCTCACCCTACGGGCAACCAGAAAGTTACTATGCACCCTCCATCGAAAGGATGGAACGAATTGAAATTGTAAAAGGTTCTGGTTCTATTTTATTCGGACCAAATACAATCGGCGGAATCGTTAACTTTGTCACCAAACGTCCACCTATCGAATCTACTTTTTTTACAAAAAATGTGGGTGGAGAAAACGGATATCTGTCCACTTACAATTCTTACGGAAAAAGTTTTGGTTCCAGTGCTTTCGAAGTATCTTTACTCAGAAAACAAGGAAATGGATTTCGTAATTATCAAAATTTCGATGTTACAGAAGGTAACGTAAAATGGATTCAAGATTGGAACGAAAATCATAGTACAACGATTAAGTTAGGGTATCATGTTCAAAATGCACAATCCACTTACCTAGGCCTGTCACAAGGCCTCTTCCGGATGGACCCTAAAATCAATCCAGCCGAGTATGATGAAAAACAATTAAACCGAAGCCAATCCATCATTTCTCACAATTGGAAATTATCCGATGACCATACACTCATTATTCGAGGATACTTTTCTCAGGCAGAACGAAACTGGGCTAGGCAAGATTTTTTATCTGGGAAATCAGCAACAGGTGGTTACCTAAATGCTCCATTAGATACACTTCGTACTTACTCTCCTTGGATCATTGGAAACCGACCTGGTGATACAATTTATATGCGTGAGTCATATATTAGTCGCGACCAATCTTTTATGGTTGGAGGGGTGGAAACAAAACTAGAATCTAAATTTTCTACCTTCGGACTCAAACACGAAACAGACCTTGGTGTCAGATTACACGGCGAAAATAATTTAACACAAACCAATGTAAAGAAGACCGACGATCCTTTAAGTTATCTTTCTAAGGCAATTATTCAGGAAGAATCTCTCATTACAAATTTGGCACAACCTTCTTTACCGAACTTCAACCTCAATAGACAGGAACGAAAGATAGAAGCTTTTTCAACTTACTTTCAAGACAGAATTCAGATCTCAGAAAACTGGAAACTCATTCCAGGTGTACGTTATGAAGAAGTGAGACAAAAAGCCATTACCACAAGAAGGCAAGCAACTCAAGAGGATTATCGGCTTGGGGCCGTTTTACCAAATGATGTTTCCGTTAATCGCAGAAGCTCCAGTGAATCCAGAACTCATATCATCCTACCCGGACTTGGGATTACCTATGATATAACAAAAAAGTTTATTTGGTTTTCAGGTGCTCACAAGGGATTTTCGCCTCCTACGTTTGGAACCTCCTTTAGTCCCCAAGGAAACGATTATCGCTTAAAACCTGAATCATCTACAAATTATGAAACAGGGATCAGAGGAGATATTACTTCCTATCTATATACAGAACTCGTTGGTTATAAAATGTATTTTCGTGACCAAATTATTAACGTAAATGAAGTTGGTGGTGAGAACGGAATAAGACCAGCAAATACTGGTTACTCGACACATACTGGAGGGGAATCCGTCATAGTCTGGGATCCGGCTAAAATGCAAAAGTCGGAATGGAGAGTTCCCATCGAACTAATTTATTCTCGCATTGAAGCAAAGTCGAGAAGTTTCAATCCATTTCCAGTTTCCCAAACAAGCGATGGAAAAGAGACAATTGAAATTTTACCGGCATATACAACAAACAACTACCAATACATTCCAACAGACACAACTGGCAATTATTTGCCCTATGTACCAAAAGAAACAATCACAACTGCCATTAGTGTATCTTCCCCCCAAGGATATTATGGTAGATTGGAATACCAATACATTGGAAAACAATACTCCGATTTACTCAACACGAAGGATGAATCGGAAGATGGAAACAAAGGAATCATACCTAAAGTGGAATTATGGAATACTAGTTTAGGGTATCGATCCCCAGATAAATGGTCGGTGTTTATCAACGCAAAAAATATTCAGGACAAACAATATGTATCAGGTCGTTTGCCTACGGGAATTCAACCAGGACCCTTTCGTCAGATCAATGTTGGATTTACTTTAGAGTTATGA
- a CDS encoding HTTM domain-containing protein: protein MTATNFFSKSVPSLSLHFFRIGYGFATTILIIRYFYFGWIHSYFIKPTFFFKHFGWEWIHPLPPVFTYLLFVILLVSAIGIFLGYFLRFSLFIFTIGFTWFHFSDATIYLNHYYLISLLGFLLWLSPVTKSNLPIFQWKQWIQKVDPIPKLWLYAFRIQIGLIYFFGGVAKLQPDWLFEALPLKLWLYQSEGKLPILDPILGLPITAFVFSWIGVIFDLSIPFLLCTKRFRFFAWLVVLFFHSFTSFLFPIGIFPIVMSLSSLIFFEPDWPKTILIKTLKLKIGTDVSKTSLTPKEIKIGFKEYMLMAYLTLQIIIPLRHILYPGQVIWTEEAIKFSWQVMVADKVGRAVFFVQNKAVYPQEELTEYQYRMMTIQPEHILQYAKHLQKKEMELTGVKDLPVYVQSDVSINGKPARPLFPPNEDLTQINVNLLPLKGLLR from the coding sequence ATGACGGCGACTAATTTTTTTTCCAAATCTGTCCCTTCTCTCTCTCTCCATTTTTTTCGCATTGGTTATGGATTTGCAACGACCATCTTAATCATTCGGTATTTTTATTTTGGATGGATCCATTCTTATTTTATCAAACCAACGTTTTTCTTTAAACACTTTGGTTGGGAATGGATTCACCCACTGCCTCCCGTGTTTACCTATCTTTTGTTTGTAATTTTACTTGTTTCTGCCATCGGGATTTTCCTGGGATATTTTTTAAGATTCAGTCTATTCATTTTTACGATTGGTTTCACTTGGTTTCATTTTTCTGATGCAACAATCTATTTAAATCATTATTATCTAATATCCTTACTTGGCTTTTTACTTTGGTTATCTCCTGTAACCAAATCTAATTTGCCTATATTTCAATGGAAACAATGGATACAAAAGGTAGATCCTATTCCTAAATTATGGTTATATGCTTTCCGAATTCAGATAGGGCTTATTTATTTTTTTGGAGGCGTTGCCAAACTCCAACCAGATTGGTTATTTGAAGCTCTACCTTTAAAGTTATGGTTATACCAATCCGAAGGAAAATTACCAATTTTAGATCCCATCCTTGGACTACCGATCACTGCTTTTGTTTTTTCTTGGATTGGAGTTATTTTTGATTTATCTATCCCCTTTCTATTGTGCACAAAACGATTTCGATTTTTTGCATGGTTGGTTGTTTTATTTTTCCACTCCTTCACATCTTTTCTTTTCCCCATTGGGATCTTTCCGATTGTGATGAGTCTTTCTTCTCTGATATTTTTTGAACCAGATTGGCCTAAAACAATTCTTATAAAAACCCTAAAACTAAAAATAGGAACCGATGTTTCAAAAACCTCTTTAACACCAAAAGAAATTAAAATTGGTTTCAAAGAATATATGTTAATGGCTTATCTAACTTTGCAGATTATAATTCCTCTCAGACATATATTGTATCCTGGACAAGTAATTTGGACGGAGGAAGCAATCAAATTTTCGTGGCAAGTGATGGTAGCAGACAAAGTTGGCCGTGCTGTCTTTTTTGTTCAAAACAAAGCAGTTTATCCCCAAGAAGAACTAACAGAATACCAATACAGAATGATGACCATACAACCAGAACATATCCTGCAGTATGCTAAACATTTACAAAAAAAAGAGATGGAACTAACAGGTGTCAAAGATCTGCCGGTTTATGTTCAATCAGATGTATCAATCAACGGAAAACCGGCAAGGCCACTATTTCCACCTAATGAAGATTTAACGCAAATCAATGTAAATTTACTCCCTTTAAAAGGACTCCTTCGATGA
- a CDS encoding RCC1 domain-containing protein: MVNGSLYTWGRNNFGQLGSGTSTGDLTNPTITKLSTIANVVSLGFNQNNSLAITEDGSVWTWGANSSGQLGMGNTGDLQTAATDAGPRNPPRKVPGITNAVMGVYGYDHAVVLKSDGTVVSFGLNSVGQLGNGAGGTGTYSSSPVAVIGLPNDVIQVIAGSEHSAALTKSGDVYVWGRDQYGNLGDGVIGTSTEVNSTPKKVPSLSGIVHIANGRDHILALKTDGTVYAWGLASSGQLGIGGTGSPAPVPTPTLVTGLYNVVSVWANGTQSFAILSDGTVKGWGANSSGNLGTGLTTPAKLYTPGDIVVGVRDIQYFGCGALHNFAILKSGSLYGWGWNFKGSIGRADLQETWAATTPIYLTIPD; this comes from the coding sequence GTGGTGAATGGAAGCCTATACACTTGGGGTCGAAATAATTTTGGACAACTTGGATCGGGAACTTCAACAGGTGACCTTACCAATCCAACCATAACCAAACTTTCAACAATCGCAAATGTTGTTTCCCTTGGATTCAATCAAAACAATTCTCTTGCTATCACAGAAGACGGATCTGTTTGGACTTGGGGAGCCAATAGCAGTGGCCAATTGGGTATGGGAAATACCGGAGACTTACAAACTGCAGCCACGGATGCCGGACCAAGAAATCCTCCAAGAAAGGTGCCTGGAATTACAAATGCTGTCATGGGTGTTTACGGTTATGACCATGCAGTTGTATTAAAGTCTGATGGAACGGTTGTTAGCTTTGGTTTGAACTCTGTTGGTCAATTAGGAAATGGAGCCGGCGGAACGGGAACCTATTCTTCAAGTCCAGTGGCTGTGATAGGATTACCTAATGATGTAATCCAAGTAATTGCAGGTTCAGAACATTCGGCAGCCTTGACAAAGTCAGGTGATGTATATGTTTGGGGTAGAGACCAATATGGGAATTTAGGAGATGGAGTCATTGGTACATCGACTGAAGTAAACTCAACTCCCAAAAAAGTTCCTTCTTTATCGGGGATTGTTCATATTGCTAATGGTAGAGACCATATCCTCGCACTCAAAACTGATGGAACTGTTTATGCTTGGGGCCTTGCTTCGAGCGGGCAATTGGGGATTGGTGGGACTGGATCTCCTGCACCGGTTCCAACTCCAACACTTGTGACAGGGCTTTACAATGTGGTTTCTGTATGGGCAAATGGAACTCAAAGTTTCGCCATTCTCAGTGACGGAACAGTAAAAGGTTGGGGGGCCAATTCCAGTGGGAATTTGGGAACAGGACTTACCACTCCGGCAAAATTGTATACTCCTGGAGACATCGTTGTTGGTGTCAGGGACATCCAGTATTTTGGATGTGGAGCACTTCATAATTTCGCAATCTTAAAGTCTGGATCTTTGTATGGTTGGGGTTGGAACTTTAAAGGTTCCATTGGTCGTGCCGATCTCCAAGAAACTTGGGCTGCCACAACACCAATTTATCTCACCATTCCCGATTAA
- a CDS encoding di-heme oxidoredictase family protein yields MKSKHLILLTSIILIFSCKKKPNDDTTNALILAAIISSPQCSSGDFLNDPCEQFSGGDTTTFDSTESAFDLEAANVLDSKRSIDFQDGNANFNRTWLPSGNSSVAGLGPVFNNRSCQGCHVKDGRGRPPADGTSLSSMLIRLSIAGTSPTTGGPVAMTNFGTQLNTEGILEFGTGTQIPKEGTVTITYTEEPGSFPDGETYSLRKPSYTITWNVGGGATQINVANPGQPYHPTSNPSGSYFISPRTAPMVPGLGLLEAIPEATIRSFADISDSNGDGISGKPNLVWDTTQAKSFLGRFGWKANQPNLTHQNASAFLGDIGLTTPVFPSENCATGQTLCSASPTGNGTSPEISSDRLARVTFYTSLVSVPGRRGWKTEDVRKGKELFIQIGCSSCHIPRIKTGDHSIPEVANQEIRPYTDLLLHDMGDGLSDSRPDFLATGNEWRTTPLWGLGLIERVNGHELLLHDGRARGIQEAILWHGGEAEQSKNNYKVLPKESRTKIISFLKSL; encoded by the coding sequence ATGAAATCAAAACACCTTATCCTACTGACAAGTATCATCCTGATTTTTTCTTGCAAAAAGAAACCGAACGACGACACTACCAATGCCCTTATCCTTGCCGCCATTATATCCTCTCCCCAATGTTCTTCGGGAGATTTTTTAAACGATCCTTGCGAACAATTCAGTGGTGGAGACACCACAACATTTGATTCTACTGAGTCTGCTTTTGATTTAGAAGCAGCCAATGTTTTGGATTCCAAAAGATCCATCGACTTCCAAGATGGAAATGCTAACTTCAATCGAACTTGGCTTCCTTCTGGAAACTCTTCTGTTGCAGGACTTGGTCCAGTGTTTAACAACCGTTCGTGTCAAGGTTGCCACGTAAAAGATGGTCGCGGTAGACCTCCGGCGGATGGAACTAGTTTGTCATCGATGCTCATTCGATTGAGTATTGCTGGAACTAGTCCAACCACTGGTGGTCCAGTCGCCATGACCAATTTCGGGACCCAATTGAATACAGAAGGTATTTTGGAGTTTGGAACAGGAACACAGATTCCCAAAGAAGGGACTGTCACCATTACTTATACGGAAGAACCGGGTAGTTTTCCCGATGGGGAGACTTATTCACTGCGTAAGCCAAGTTATACGATCACTTGGAACGTGGGCGGTGGGGCAACACAAATCAATGTTGCAAATCCTGGCCAACCATACCATCCAACTAGTAACCCATCAGGTTCTTATTTTATATCGCCAAGGACTGCTCCCATGGTCCCAGGACTTGGACTTCTGGAAGCAATTCCGGAAGCCACCATACGTTCGTTTGCTGATATTTCAGATTCCAATGGAGATGGAATCTCTGGAAAACCCAATCTTGTTTGGGACACCACCCAAGCAAAGTCATTCCTAGGAAGGTTTGGATGGAAAGCAAACCAACCCAATTTAACCCACCAAAATGCCAGTGCTTTCCTCGGTGATATTGGACTTACCACTCCCGTATTTCCTTCTGAAAATTGTGCCACAGGCCAAACTCTTTGTTCCGCAAGTCCCACAGGGAATGGAACTAGTCCAGAAATTTCTAGTGATCGTTTGGCTCGCGTGACTTTCTATACTAGTTTAGTAAGTGTTCCTGGACGTAGAGGTTGGAAAACAGAAGATGTCAGAAAAGGAAAAGAGTTATTTATACAAATTGGATGTTCCTCTTGTCATATTCCAAGAATCAAAACAGGCGACCATTCGATTCCGGAAGTAGCAAATCAAGAGATACGACCCTATACAGATTTACTTTTACATGATATGGGAGACGGCCTAAGCGATTCTCGTCCTGACTTTTTAGCTACAGGAAACGAATGGAGAACCACTCCTCTTTGGGGACTTGGTCTCATCGAAAGAGTCAATGGCCACGAACTTTTGTTACATGACGGAAGAGCAAGAGGAATCCAAGAGGCAATCCTTTGGCATGGCGGTGAAGCAGAACAAAGTAAAAATAATTACAAAGTTTTACCCAAAGAATCTAGAACCAAAATCATTAGTTTTCTTAAATCATTATGA
- a CDS encoding imelysin family protein, with translation MRNLSFVLSLGLVLNYCTPESENSEAGLLAALALAGSAPNQSAFLETYSQIAFQNYSDAYTDVVALRQKVATFTAKASPSLTELNEIKTYWRKARRSYLQTEIFRFSQGPIDNPALTGGVELEPLMNAWPLDEGYIDTVILTNPITKQGLIDANEGDCSGGTCPDGDTAKNISVGWHAIEYLLWGADAANNFTPGNTITQTNFTTANGAGNAAAKRSAYLLYATEILEAHLLQLKNAWDPSLSNSYVNKFKSSPTSFENVLRGIAKFAGGEWGGERMTGVFGGEQEEEHSCFSDNTKADFYFDAKGLDNLFNGSYSGSQTITGYGLKNLLGKETSYINERIGTAELFCLNEFTEDVSLNQACNSSIISSRFDRMIATVNVPGSTTENEDYNIFRYQIQPAVQEIAKAMQRAAASYGVSIGDDGLVLE, from the coding sequence ATGCGAAATCTATCATTCGTACTTTCACTTGGCCTTGTGCTAAATTATTGTACTCCTGAATCCGAAAACTCAGAAGCCGGGCTTCTGGCTGCCCTAGCTCTTGCGGGGAGTGCACCCAACCAATCGGCTTTTCTCGAAACCTATTCGCAAATTGCATTCCAAAACTATAGCGATGCATATACAGATGTAGTGGCCCTTAGGCAAAAAGTGGCAACTTTTACGGCAAAAGCGTCCCCTTCTCTTACGGAACTCAATGAAATCAAAACCTATTGGAGAAAGGCAAGAAGGAGTTACTTACAAACGGAGATCTTTCGTTTTAGCCAAGGACCAATCGATAACCCAGCTCTAACAGGTGGGGTGGAACTTGAGCCGTTGATGAATGCTTGGCCCCTGGATGAAGGTTATATTGATACAGTAATCCTAACAAATCCAATCACGAAACAAGGATTAATCGATGCAAATGAAGGAGATTGTTCTGGCGGAACTTGTCCTGATGGCGATACTGCAAAAAATATTTCAGTCGGTTGGCATGCCATTGAATATCTGCTATGGGGTGCTGATGCTGCAAATAACTTCACACCGGGTAATACCATCACACAAACCAACTTCACAACTGCCAATGGGGCAGGAAATGCCGCAGCAAAGCGATCCGCTTATCTTTTGTATGCCACAGAAATTCTGGAAGCACACCTCCTTCAGTTGAAAAATGCCTGGGACCCAAGTCTGTCGAATTCCTATGTAAACAAATTCAAATCGAGTCCAACATCCTTTGAAAATGTCTTACGTGGGATTGCAAAATTTGCTGGTGGGGAATGGGGAGGAGAAAGAATGACCGGAGTATTCGGTGGAGAACAAGAAGAAGAACACTCTTGTTTTTCCGATAACACAAAGGCAGACTTTTACTTCGATGCAAAAGGACTCGATAATCTTTTTAATGGTTCCTATTCGGGTTCACAAACAATCACAGGGTATGGACTAAAAAACCTACTTGGTAAAGAAACCAGTTACATTAACGAACGGATTGGTACTGCTGAACTATTTTGTTTGAATGAATTTACAGAAGATGTTTCCCTAAACCAAGCTTGTAATAGTTCCATCATTTCCAGTCGTTTTGATCGGATGATTGCTACAGTCAATGTACCTGGTTCTACAACAGAAAATGAGGACTACAACATCTTTCGATATCAAATCCAACCAGCAGTACAAGAAATCGCAAAAGCGATGCAAAGAGCTGCGGCAAGTTACGGAGTCTCCATTGGCGATGATGGATTAGTTCTCGAATAA
- a CDS encoding SGNH/GDSL hydrolase family protein — protein sequence MLKMFRLGGNMNTNRILGLALSLVFAGSLSAQTQSQMFQRVGVVGDSLSQGFFGVTVEKKTQDWAYPVLVSKQAGASVSYNVLKGPFVNLEDVLKWDCGIFCIAESIIGGNGSTVSLPTHAGITGAEYTSLLKTSGKCEDITATKQEKEWYWAKWYWYTYRWVTVADCQEPDKFHRFGLRDAGTQTQVMEKVKPTFLFGSAGANHVLCTALHTSTDCLDEARFKRDIREFFRRMSAMGSLQGGVLFTVPNVTAIAFLENYKDPNGRANYTGLKAFFRNSVSDPNQVLDANEISTISTFLNMLNNEIKAQAATMRFAVADLRVIFDDLKENGRPIRSESGWSPGNARANWPLPNQPGVFGLDGVHPNMYGHSLFANELIKAINSRYGYAIPQVSEYTAWYYDSLNRNPVDLKKFLTENIFGQAISWVISIFT from the coding sequence ATGTTAAAAATGTTCCGATTGGGAGGAAATATGAACACAAATAGAATTCTAGGATTGGCATTGTCCTTGGTTTTCGCAGGCTCACTCTCTGCGCAGACGCAAAGCCAAATGTTCCAACGAGTAGGGGTTGTCGGGGATTCCCTGAGCCAAGGTTTCTTCGGGGTCACCGTAGAGAAAAAAACACAAGATTGGGCATACCCTGTGCTTGTGAGCAAACAAGCTGGTGCTTCTGTTTCTTACAATGTTTTGAAAGGACCTTTTGTTAACTTAGAGGATGTACTGAAATGGGACTGCGGTATTTTCTGTATCGCTGAAAGTATCATTGGTGGAAATGGCTCCACAGTATCTTTGCCAACACATGCGGGGATTACAGGAGCAGAGTATACAAGCCTCTTAAAGACTTCTGGTAAATGTGAAGACATCACGGCCACCAAACAAGAAAAAGAATGGTACTGGGCAAAGTGGTACTGGTATACTTACCGTTGGGTCACAGTTGCAGATTGCCAAGAACCAGACAAGTTTCACCGATTTGGTCTCCGGGATGCAGGAACACAAACCCAAGTAATGGAAAAAGTAAAACCTACTTTCTTATTTGGATCTGCTGGAGCTAACCACGTTCTTTGTACTGCCCTTCATACATCTACTGACTGTTTGGATGAAGCTAGATTCAAAAGAGATATCCGTGAATTTTTCCGCAGAATGTCTGCTATGGGAAGTTTACAAGGTGGAGTTCTTTTTACTGTTCCAAACGTAACAGCCATTGCATTTTTGGAAAACTATAAAGATCCAAATGGACGAGCAAACTATACAGGACTCAAAGCTTTCTTTAGAAATTCTGTATCTGATCCAAACCAAGTATTGGATGCAAATGAGATCTCAACAATTTCCACTTTCTTGAATATGTTAAATAACGAAATCAAAGCGCAAGCTGCGACAATGCGATTTGCCGTTGCTGATTTGCGTGTGATTTTTGATGATTTAAAGGAAAACGGAAGACCGATTCGTAGTGAATCTGGATGGTCTCCTGGAAATGCGAGAGCAAATTGGCCACTTCCAAACCAACCTGGGGTTTTCGGTTTAGATGGTGTTCACCCGAATATGTATGGTCATTCATTATTTGCTAATGAGTTGATCAAAGCAATTAACTCTCGTTATGGATACGCAATTCCGCAAGTAAGTGAATATACTGCATGGTATTATGACTCACTCAATAGAAACCCTGTGGACTTAAAAAAATTCCTGACAGAAAATATCTTTGGTCAGGCAATTTCTTGGGTAATTTCTATCTTTACATAA
- a CDS encoding carboxypeptidase-like regulatory domain-containing protein: protein MNKNRNFLKSFLFACITLSLVTQCKSKEADPSALALLGFSLNLATISGTLTDGAGSPIPNASLEMATSANLRSSSSRSLANTTETGGWQLSLGSGTFEILVKDANGKLLGSFKISSAENLEPSIEDISHLTDKIFLVSLANERQVGSKFEILSPKDGSIVKTYDLTLNIKTSDSLTCQVLQNKTEKNSFNVGKGEVTSSLSIKPVFGSNKIQIHCTN, encoded by the coding sequence ATGAACAAAAACAGAAATTTCCTCAAGTCCTTCTTGTTTGCTTGTATCACTTTAAGTTTGGTAACTCAATGCAAATCGAAAGAGGCTGACCCGAGTGCTCTCGCTTTGCTTGGTTTTAGCCTCAACCTTGCCACAATTTCAGGGACTCTTACGGACGGAGCAGGGAGTCCCATTCCCAATGCCAGTTTGGAGATGGCCACTTCGGCAAATCTTCGTTCCTCATCTTCACGTTCCCTTGCCAATACAACTGAAACCGGAGGCTGGCAACTTTCTTTAGGTTCGGGAACTTTTGAGATTTTAGTGAAGGATGCTAATGGGAAATTACTCGGATCGTTTAAGATTTCTTCTGCGGAAAACTTGGAACCTTCCATTGAAGATATTTCTCATTTGACTGACAAAATTTTTCTCGTATCTCTTGCCAACGAACGCCAAGTCGGATCGAAATTTGAAATCCTTTCTCCCAAGGATGGAAGCATTGTCAAAACTTATGATCTGACACTGAATATAAAAACTTCTGATTCTTTAACTTGCCAAGTTTTACAAAACAAAACAGAAAAAAATAGTTTTAATGTCGGAAAAGGGGAGGTCACATCTTCTCTTTCCATCAAACCAGTGTTTGGTTCCAACAAGATTCAAATCCATTGTACAAACTAA